One Betta splendens chromosome 16, fBetSpl5.4, whole genome shotgun sequence genomic window carries:
- the znf1035 gene encoding zinc finger protein 1035, which produces MANGWDSYYQNLSSDQRPLRTTESEGSFSQQIENFIGQHDFTSTVASHASPSTTTNFNENCFSNPGIGNSSSDCVYQRYYTESSWQADGQPREKDCLPQCENKDVPDFATDGLLPSGCFPPSFPADPQGIKQECGMLTSSFLEDYSDVSNCLDTDSGETRSSCNFIPNNSDQKPKTHFTTNHSLTEWLFSHPGSTAFPTESLPSIVAHTNIGLLSSSNEQDEMKNPEKTVVSTTTHDLCFTASNIVTPTGSEILEDGNNSSCKDSKQKEEMDRGPAQGKHLDIVSDHKNQTDGKDAYPVPNEEEQTASNVITTFHSEQQYLRNNVEFSRGETEQSFNREREGSNNCSTNSVQVGAKIEDYQDKTQVLNEEGTKVCPAEDEKKWLNPNSIQTEDKTMNTDCKEKDIKMGTFQSLDLEDNDDKTQDNHGRSTVMVTHDLSDVSDKNRKSTSTCSLNPSEDSDQTSTAQIKATSSNMDCNGSAATNIGIVGNENKKCIADYSKSVLEPKGSSTEINLCLGNGLTEPTGRTNTESSFDLESSGNVAIGSKNDRILLNNIATHSQLKTSNADIDPFLEEEGSKKTIKVSSVDFSCSGSRVIGNIHFIDNSDKNKQDVADAQEVVLQTDGTTTGLHSSFEKDCTGEKNIATLPCTDTPYQTNEAMDQKKSTFECSDPAASDAASDPASDRNEQSFSSCVESCSELNNSNIIPSQEKDMINSPERETATPATKSTTQKLLDQNLANLKPQRPDVDFTENARQSFEELGTFPEEQSVFDMLYGEPLSREDSSCDTDKSNPGSSQYKETTEARTDRNNVGDSKGEEPQLDASRQMRNLQPVVILKALESANERSNLYYCATCKHTASSVKNLIEHHHDSHSVLEFQFCKSCDAYLMRNKQAEEHLCGKTKDNPRPSDSKEPKTRRQGRHKCNRCNLFFSKLVQYVRHMRTHTGKTPYRCNNCGVYFAQGSTLQRHKSIPGRCKPVKLPVASHGDVATKTKTPPQKDVIKKTLCLNLPECYVKLVDVCKTNLCTLCNKIFSTAEKTKNHIKSIHKKEGVAVSPSCEIPTEEDEDETTSKYKCPLCPRLFKYSYNRARHLRDCVRDSIYNCKEKVAGKYPCPLCHATFTLSSNRYRHIKAVCLRQCLNQLAKERAKSRKKDEQKTTKEMEQKIQTKEEEQKNQVLSSGADPKTVRRYKCNLCPATFSHASGKYKHQKKHELFKLTGKAIRYRNSAFSISKPANSTSTSMDNGKEDTNPSDIESSNSPSCHFCGKCFSTSHSLKKHERSHRGERPYRCLECKKGFKKLSHLICHKIVHQRRIQCTVCKKILPTVGELIQHRTSHHNRGKLQCPDCDQQFQYPVYLLRHLDSHIHRANKALELEMRSPQQQLESIQDHSEEYQLQCSLCKEEFDDAQVLRKHCLTHISRSSSHQCPFCKHNFNSRRYLLRHMIKHTGDKPYSCENCGKQFYRDLYLKLHSERCCRDPKIDQVTVQCDTKTKTPYQCSYCPRSFCKKMRLKNHHQGHKQNSLALCSRCGQYFGLWKLNQHQKDCVGTTDLKTGSSNDKVNESISQANHNVHKMPLQSNAANMLQLKCPHCTQRFRYRSLLLRHMVTHTGLQPYPCLHCSQRFPSQGMCLQHEVFCDGVSNEGSSKDKSDVSKKQTAIGVTTPIPQAEGQAEYKCKFCTKTFTKSRKLRYHILTHNEVKPYRCKACDSCFSRYDHLKVHQTRCKGKKTRLEVCIPKISIDDIGRGWQNKFGLEPGKEEETFECEVCARSFTSQSKLSRHNTMFHVAKLFKCSRCGSTFSHEKTLKRHRKLIKCRRVSTEATASLPQHPNPMENMTKPVYGVKSGILERIKPCFNKKYKYVCSYCPRAFEKSWQLSVHTRLHTGEKPFACDYCGQRFIRKDYVQRHYPRCSKKQLEQVFCDQCGGPFSKVDLENHKKHCFTSPNISKPNVCQDQQSTSQSPPRGFSCAYCSSRFLLFSQLQEHFLNAHKLETLAPPVTTASLQHHLSNIAAIKEEPLDESCDEWRSQDANLTSNFKTAFNSNVKKLFVCPECKANFASKSALMAHLRGHAMKYPFICKTCKKGFWNRTLLRNHHRKCRFSPTSEKNASSLLEGPLKAEIDFALVFEKDSTTSDSAVPQTNSSCEDDLLNKLPQDSEETLVQSNPSKEKKAVQYQCSECDESFTDGLVLISHLEEHGRQEQEKRLRTCFKCGFVCASQFNLENHMKVHGGAQKYSCSDCSKVFYTASAFKIHRTYHDAKRPFVCKLCNQRFWTKRYLRNHFKDAHPSDVFSCRFCDNTYSLKRSLQRHYKQWHQKEYEEAGDTLLERGINATNQVSTPSEHDDDESDSSGDSDSDTAPYFPCHVCSKTFSTSESLEDHQRCHLGEKPHECEECGKCFFQASQLQQHQRMHKSEFQCQMCGRGFVSLFALRKHKHSHGKSRPYRCSKCHLSFPGHSQLAEHMSIHQEENFPCDICNRVFHSKSSRAEHRKSHSKSPAQPLPSLFEQSLFSNELKYRCGVCGDRFRDPEELSEHGCMATKERLYSCSDCNKHFLHASHLKKHKTTYHLCTSNREYACNKCQKSFSSSEHFLNHLKTHSDSAGGTELNMKIKTGGPSNGFICPVCHQCFASAAELCSHFPTHPDHMFECKTCKILFPSRSKLNEHERHHLTSSTEFDCHECGQSFLGRDAFRHHDCSHQQRAEMENEKTTPSARRSPLTSLVGEEEEVDVTGECLYNCPVCSMQFSSQSSFLEHQNKAHLNEKPFKCELCGKSFPLRRYLRRHEQRHRTKLASERTNQTQEKLFKCTQCHTQFTKAQDLSVHMRIHSEQQFGEYRCDMCYKSFNQWQLLKAHQESHVGEVVYECTECDKAFAFPHLLEKHQQTHAGSSH; this is translated from the coding sequence ATGGCTAATGGGTGGGATTCATACTACCAAAACCTATCATCTGACCAAAGACCTCTGAGGACAACAGAGTCAGAAGGAAGTTTTTCCCAACAAATAGAGAACTTCATTGGGCAGCATGACTTTACTAGTACAGTGGCTTCACATGCATCTCCTTCAACAACTACAAACTTTAATGAAAATTGTTTCTCAAATCCTGGTATTGGGAATTCCAGTTCAGACTGTGTTTATCAAAGATATTACACAGAGTCATCATGGCAAGCTGATGGACAGCCAAGAGAAAAGGATTGCTTGCCACAATGTGAAAATAAGGATGTACCTGATTTTGCAACAGATGGTTTACTGCCATCAGGATGCTTTCCTCCCTCTTTCCCAGCAGACCCACAAGGAATAAAGCAAGAATGTGGAATGTTAACGTCATCATTTCTTGAGGACTACTCTGATGTCAGTAACTGCTTGGACACAGATTCTGGTGAAACAAGGTCCTCTTGTAACTTTATACCAAATAATTCAGATCAAAAACCTAAAACTCATTTTACTACAAACCACAGCTTAACAGAATGGCTCTTCAGTCATCCTGGAAGCACAGCGTTTCCTACTGAGAGTCTTCCCAGTATTGTGGCACACACCAATATAGGTCTGTTAAGTTCATCAAATGAAcaagatgaaatgaaaaatcCAGAAAAAACTGTTGTATCCACTACAACACATGATTTGTGCTTCACTGCTTCTAACATTGTGACACCAACAGGCAGTGAGATTTTAGAAGACGGAAATAATAGTAGTTGTAAGGATTccaaacaaaaagaggaaatggaCAGAGGTCCTGCACAAGGAAAACACTTGGACATTGTAAGTGACCATAAAAACCAAACTGATGGAAAAGATGCATACCCAGTTCccaatgaggaggagcagactgCTTCAAATGTCATAACTACATTTCACAGTGAGCAGCAATACCTAAGGAACAACGTGGAATTCTCAAGAGGGGAAACTGAGCAGTCCTTTAATAGAGAAAGAGAGGGATCCAATAACTGTTCCACAAATAGTGTTCAAGTTGGTGCTAAGATTGAGGATTATCAGGACAAAACACAAGTTTTAAACGAGGAAGGAACAAAAGTCTGTCCAGCCGAAGATGAGAAAAAATGGTTAAATCCCAACTCCATACAGACAGAAGATAAAACTATGAACACTGACTGTAAGGAGAAAGATATTAAGATGGGTACATTTCAAAGTTTAGATTTGGAAGACAATGATGACAAAACTCAAGATAATCATGGTAGATCCACTGTAATGGTTACCCATGATTTGAGTGATGTTTCTGATAAGAATAGGAAAAGTACATCAACCTGCTCGCTAAATCCCTCTGAAGACAGCGATCAGACAAGTACAGCGCAGATAAAAGCCACATCTTCAAATATGGACTGTAATGGTTCTGCTGCTACTAATATAGGTATTGTGGGTaatgaaaacaagaaatgcATTGCTGATTATTCAAAATCTGTCTTAGAGCCAAAGGGCTCAAGCACAGAAATAAATCTCTGCCTAGGAAATGGTCTGACAGAACCAACAGGAAGAACAAATACTGAATCGTCCTTCGATCTAGAATCTAGTGGCAATGTTGCAATTGGTAGCAAAAACGACAGAATCCTGTTAAACAACATAGCAACTCACTCGCAGCTCAAAACCTCTAACGCAGACATAGATCCCTTTCTAGAAGAGGAAGGttcaaaaaaaacaattaaagtcTCTTCTGTAGATTTCAGTTGTAGTGGTTCTCGAGTCATTGGCAACATTCATTTTATTGATAATAGTGACAAGAACAAACAAGATGTTGCTGATGCTCAAGAAGTGGTTTTACAAACAGATGGTACAACCACAGGCCTACATTCCAGCTTTGAAAAAGATTGTACTGGTGAAAAGAATATAGCGACTCTACCTTGTACTGATACTCCCTACCAGACAAATGAAGCGATGGACCAAAAGAAGAGCACATTTGAATGCAGTGACCCTGCTGCCAGTGACGCTGCCAGTGACCCAGCCAGTGACAGAAATGAACAAAGTTTTTCTAGTTGTGTAGAATCCTGCTCGGAGCTAAATAACTCAAACATCATTCCCTCTCAAGAGAAGGACATGATAAATTCACCAGAAAGAGAAACTGCAACCCCTGCAACAAAGAGTACAACCCAGAAGTTGTTGGATCAAAATCTGGCCAATCTGAAACCCCAACGGCCGGATGTCGATTTTACAGAGAATGCAAGACAGTCATTTGAAGAGCTGGGGACTTTTCCAGAGGAACAGTCAGTGTTTGACATGCTCTATGGTGAACCCTTGTCAAGAGAAGACTCTTCTTGTGACACAGATAAGTCAAATCCTGGGTCAAGCCAGTACAAAGAAACAACTGAAGCCAGAACGGACAGGAACAATGTAGGAGATTCAAAAGGAGAAGAACCTCAACTAGATGCTTCTAGACAAATGAGAAATCTCCAGCCTGTTGTAATATTGAAGGCCCTAGAGTCTGCAAATGAAAGAAGCAACTTGTATTATTGTGCAACCTGCAAACACACCGCAAGCAGTGTTAAAAATCTAATTGAACACCACCATGATTCCCATTCAGTGCTTGAGTTTCAGTTTTGCAAGTCATGTGATGCTTATCTGATGAGGAATAAACAAGCTGAGGAACACTTGTGTGGTAAAACCAAAGACAATCCGCGCCCATCTGATTCTAAAGAACCGAAAACAAGGCGCCAGGGCCGCCACAAGTGCAATAGGTGTAACCTCTTCTTTTCAAAGCTTGTTCAATATGTCAGGCATATGCGGACCCACACTGGTAAAACACCCTATAGGTGTAATAACTGTGGAGTGTATTTTGCACAGGGTTCTACCCTGCAAAGACATAAAAGTATACCTGGTAGATGCAAGCCAGTTAAACTTCCGGTTGCATCACATGGTGATGTGGCTACCAAAACTAAAACACCACCACAAAAGGATGTGATAAAGAAAACACTGTGTTTAAATCTGCCTGAATGTTATGTAAAGCTTGTTGACGTCTGCAAGACAAACCTCTGTACTCTGTGTAACAAAATCTTTTCAACTGCAGAGAAGACCAAAAACCACATCAAGAGTATACATAAGAAAGAAGGCGTGGCAGTTTCACCCAGTTGTGAGATTCCAAcggaagaggatgaagatgagacaACATCAAAATATAAATGTCCCCTTTGTCCTCGACTATTCAAGTACTCCTACAACAGGGCTCGACATCTGCGTGACTGTGTCAGGGACTCTATATATAATTGCAAGGAAAAGGTTGCCGGTAAATATCCGTGTCCGTTGTGCCATGCTACCTTCACTCTATCATCCAATCGGTATAGGCATATTAAAGCAGTCTGCCTTAGACAGTGTCTTAATCAGCTTGCAAAAGAAAGAGCAAAATCAAGGAAAAAGGACGAACAGAAGACAACAAAGGAAATGGAGCAAAAAATACAGACCAAGGAAGAGGAACAGAAAAACCAAGTACTTTCGTCTGGAGCAGACCCCAAGACTGTTCGACGGTACAAATGCAATCTATGTCCAGCAACTTTTTCCCATGCTTCTGGAAAATACAAAcaccaaaaaaaacatgaactgtTTAAGCTCACTGGCAAAGCTATTAGGTACAGGAATTCAGCATTTTCAATCTCTAAACCAGCAAATTCAACTTCAACAAGTATGGATAACGGCAAGGAGGACACAAACCCATCTGACATAGAGAGCAGTAATTCACCAAGCTGTCATTTTTGTGGTAAATGTTTCAGTACATCACACTCACTAAAGAAGCATGAGCGCAGTCACAGAGGCGAAAGACCCTATCGATGTTTGGAATGCAAAAAAGGATTCAAGAAACTTTCCCATTTGATTTGTCATAAAATTGTTCACCAAAGGAGGATTCAGTGCACTGTTTGCAAGAAGATTCTGCCAACTGTTGGGGAACTAATTCAGCACCGAACCTCACATCATAATAGAGGAAAGCTTCAATGTCCGGATTGTGATCAACAATTCCAGTATCCTGTATATCTCCTAAGGCATCTAGATTCACACATACATAGAGCAAACAAAGCTTTAGAGCTTGAAATGAGATCACCACAGCAACAGTTGGAATCTATACAAGACCACAGTGAAGAATACCAATTACAATGTTCTTTATGTAAAGAGGAATTTGATGATGCCCAAGTATTAAGAAAGCATTGTCTTACACACATATCTAGGTCCTCATCACACCAATGCCCCTTTTGCAAGCACAATTTCAATTCTCGCCGCTATTTGCTGCGCCACATGATTAAACATACTGGCGACAAACCCTATTCCTGCGAAAACTGCGGAAAGCAGTTTTACCGTGACTTGTACCTTAAACTTCACAGTGAGAGGTGTTGCCGTGATCCAAAGATAGATCAAGTCACAGTGCAATGTGATACTAAGACAAAGACACCATATCAGTGTTCCTATTGCCCACGGTCATTCTGCAAGAAAATGCGTCTGAAAAATCACCATCAAGGTCACAAGCAGAACTCCCTGGCTCTATGTTCAAGATGTGGGCAGTACTTTGGACTTTGGAAATTAAATCAACATCAGAAGGACTGTGTTGGAACCACAGATCTCAAAACTGGATCTAGTAATGACAAGGTCAATGAAAGCATTTCACAGGCAAACCACAACGTTCATAAAATGCCTTTACAGTCTAATGCAGCCAATATGTTACAGTTGAAATGCCCTCACTGTACGCAGAGGTTCAGGTATAGATCATTACTCTTGAGACACATGGTTACACATACTGGTTTGCAGCCATATCCATGTCTGCATTGTAGCCAAAGATTTCCAAGCCAAGGAATGTGTTTGCAGCATGAAGTTTTCTGTGATGGGGTTTCCAACGAAGGATCATCAAAAGACAAAAGTGATGtttcaaaaaaacaaacagccattGGAGTAACAACACCAATACCACAAGCAGAAGGCCAAGCTGAGTACAAGTGCAAATTCTGCACCAAGACATTTACTAAATCACGAAAACTCAGATATCACATTTTGACGCACAATGAAGTGAAGCCTTATCGTTGTAAAGCCTGTGACAGCTGCTTCTCTAGGTATGATCATCTGAAGGTACATCAGACTCGCtgtaaaggaaagaaaacacgtTTGGAGGTTTGCATTCCCAAAATCAGTATAGACGACATTGGCAGGGGTTGGCAAAACAAGTTTGGCCTTGAACCTggcaaagaggaggaaacatTTGAGTGTGAAGTATGTGCACGAAGCTTTACAAGTCAGTCAAAGCTTTCCCGACATAACACTATGTTCCATGTTGCAAAGTTATTCAAGTGCTCTCGCTGTGGTTCCACATTTTCCCATGAAAAAACTCTGAAGAGACACAGGAAGTTGATCAAATGTAGAAGGGTGTCAACTGAAGCAACAGCTTCTCTACCACAACATCCCAATCCAATGGAAAATATGACAAAACCAGTTTATGGGGTGAAAAGCGGAATCCTAGAAAGGATCAAGCCTTGTtttaacaaaaaatacaaatatgtaTGCAGTTACTGCCCCCGTGCTTTTGAAAAAAGTTGGCAGTTAAGCGTCCATACCCGCCTGCACACAGGAGAAAAGCCATTTGCATGTGATTATTGTGGCCAGAGATTTATAAGAAAGGACTATGTACAACGTCATTATCCAAGATGCAGcaagaaacaactagaacaagtCTTTTGTGACCAGTGTGGGGGACCTTTTTCTAAAGTTGATCttgaaaaccacaaaaaacatTGCTTTACAAGTCCAAACATATCAAAGCCAAATGTTTGCCAAGACCAACAGTCAACATCCCAAAGCCCACCAAGGGGCTTTTCTTGTGCATACTGTAGTTCCCGATTTTTGCTATTTTCACAGCTCCaagaacattttttaaatgcacaCAAGCTGGAAACACTGGCACCACCAGTCACCACTGCATCCCTACAACATCACCTGTCAAATATAGCAGCCATCAAAGAAGAGCCTTTGGATGAGAGTTGTGATGAATGGCGTAGCCAAGATGCTAATTTAACTAGCAACTTcaaaacagcttttaatagTAATGTAAAAAAACTGTTCGTCTGCCCAGAGTGCAAAGCGAATTTTGCAAGTAAATCTGCATTAATGGCACATCTGCGTGGGCATGCAATGAAGTATCCCTTCATCTGTAAAACATGTAAGAAAGGCTTCTGGAATAGAACTCTACTCCGTAATCACCACAGAAAATGTAGATTTTCTCCTACTTCAGAGAAGAATGCAAGCTCATTGTTGGAAGGCcctttgaaagcagaaatagaTTTTGCTCTTGTGTTCGAAAAGGATTCCACAACAAGTGACTCTGCTGTTCCACAGACCAACAGCTCCTGCGAAGATGATTTATTGAATAAGTTGCCGCAAGACTCTGAAGAAACTCTTGTGCAAAGCAACCCAAGTAAAGAGAAGAAAGCTGTACAGTACCAGTGTTCGGAATGTGATGAGAGTTTCACAGATGGGTTAGTGCTTATTAGTCACCTTGAAGAACACGGAAGACAAGAACAAGAAAAAAGGCTCAGAACGTGCTTTAAGTGTGGGTTTGTCTGCGCAAGTCAATTCAATCTCGAAAATCACATGAAGGTCCACGGAGGTGCTCAGAAATACTCTTGCTCTGACTGCTCTAAAGTGTTTTATACAGCATCGGCTTTTAAAATCCATAGAACATACCATGACGCAAAAAGACCTTTTGTTTGCAAACTTTGTAATCAGAGGTTTTGGACAAAGCGGTATTTACGTAATCATTTTAAAGATGCACATCCAAGTGATGTATTTTCTTGTCGTTTTTGCGACAACACCTATTCACTCAAAAGATCACTGCAAAGACACTATAAACAGTGGCATCAAAAAGAGTACGAGGAGGCTGGAGACACTTTACTGGAAAGGGGCATTAATGCCACCAACCAAGTCAGTACCCCTAGTGAGCATGATGACGATGAAAGTGatagcagtggggacagtgatTCGGACACTGCACCATACTTCCCATGTCATGTATGTAGCAAGACATTTTCAACATCAGAAAGTCTTGAAGACCATCAGCGGTGTCACCTGGGAGAAAAACCCCATGAATGCGAAGAATGCGGCAAATGTTTCTTCCAGGCatcccagctgcagcagcaccagcgaaTGCACAAGTCTGAGTTTCAGTGTCAGATGTGCGGCAGAggttttgtttctctctttgcGCTGCGTAAACACAAGCACAGTCATGGCAAGAGTCGACCTTATCGTTGCTCCAAGTGTCACCTCAGCTTCCCAGGACACTCACAGTTGGCGGAACATATGTCCATCCATCAAGAAGAGAATTTCCCATGTGATATTTGCAATCGTGTGTTTCACTCCAAGAGCAGTAGAGCTGAGCATCGGAAAAGCCACTCCAAATCTCCCGCCCAACCCCTACCTTCACTTTTTGAACAGTCACTATTCAGCAACGAGCTTAAATATCgctgtggtgtttgtggtgATCGTTTCAGAGACCCAGAGGAGCTTTCCGAACATGGTTGCATGGCAACCAAGGAGCGATTATATTCTTGTTCAGACTGCAATAAGCATTTTCTGCATGCATCTCACCTCAAGAAGCACAAGACCACCTATCACCTATGTACGTCAAATAGGGAATATGCATGTAATAAATGCCAAAAGAGTTTTTCTTCCTCTGAACACTTCCTCAACCATTTAAAGACCCATTCTGATAGCGCAGGAGGAACTGAACTAAACATGAAAATCAAAACTGGAGGACCTTCCAATGGCTTCATATGTCCAGTGTGTCATCAGTGTTTTGCCAGTGCTGCTGAGCTTTGTTCCCATTTTCCTACACATCCCGACCATATGTTTGAATGCAAAACTTGCAAAATCTTATTCCCCTCTAGAAGCAAGCTTAATGAACATGAGCGGCATCATCTGACCTCATCTACTGAATTTGATTGCCATGAATGCGGCCAGAGCTTTTTGGGAAGGGACGCTTTCCGCCATCATGATTGCTCTCATCAGCAACGTGCAGAAATGGAGAATGAAAAGACAACTCCATCAGCTAGACGTTCTCCTTTGACATCTTTAGTAGGCGAAGAGGAGGAAGTTGATGTCACTGGAGAGTGCTTGTACAATTGCCCTGTTTGCTCAATGCAGTTCTCTTCACAAAGTAGTTTCTTGGAGCATCAGAATAAAGCTCACCTAAATGAGAAGCCCTTCAAGTGTGAGCTCTGTGGAAAATCATTTCCCCTCCGGCGGTACCTCAGAAGGCATGAGCAAAGGCATCGTACAAAACTGGCTTCTGAACGCACAAATCAGACCCAGGAAAAGCTGTTCAAATGTACCCAGTGCCACACTCAATTCACCAAAGCACAAGACCTGTCTGTGCATATGAGAATACATTCTGAACAACAATTCGGAGAGTACCGCTGTGACATGTGCTACAAGTCATTCAACCAGTGGCAGCTTCTTAAGGCGCACCAAGAAAGTCATGTTGGTGAAGTTGTGTATGAATGCACAGAATGTGATAAAGCCTTTGCATTTCCTCATTTACTGGAAAAACACCAACAGACTCATGCTGGTTCTTCTCATTAA